A segment of the Aureliella helgolandensis genome:
GCGAACTTCTGACGCGTTATGGGACGGCCATTCAGCGGTATCTACGGGGAGCGTTTCGCGATCGCAATGCGGCCGACGACGCCTACCAGGAGTTTGCTGTAAAGTTCCTGCGCGGTGACTTCCGCAACGCGCATGAACAGAAAGGGCGATTTCGCGGATTTCTAAAAACGGTCTTAGAGCGACTGGTGGCCGACCATTACCGCAAGTTGACGCGGAAGCCTGCCGTTCAGTTAGACCTGGAAGCGTTTGAGCCTGCCGCTGCAACCAGCGTCGAAGGCCCCGATTGTGAGTTTCAGACCGTTTGGCGAGACGAGATGCTGAGCCGTTCTTGGCGGCTTTTAGCGGAGGAAGAGGACGTTTCAGGAAAGCCGTGGATGACGGTCTTGCGCATGCGCGTTGAGAATCCGCAGTTGCGT
Coding sequences within it:
- a CDS encoding RNA polymerase sigma factor, yielding MTAPDRLSQIETLWSMVYHAHDGVDLERQSAQRELLTRYGTAIQRYLRGAFRDRNAADDAYQEFAVKFLRGDFRNAHEQKGRFRGFLKTVLERLVADHYRKLTRKPAVQLDLEAFEPAAATSVEGPDCEFQTVWRDEMLSRSWRLLAEEEDVSGKPWMTVLRMRVENPQLRSAELAEKLGNVLGEVVTSTRLRVILHRARERFAKHLIQSIADTLSSDSLDEIETELADLELLQYCHAAIDRMRTPAS